One window from the genome of Gemmatimonadaceae bacterium encodes:
- a CDS encoding NADH-quinone oxidoreductase subunit N, which translates to MMLAIPSMLDLSKPLELTAALIPDLVLVAGAMILVIAAAWRPDSPSHQRAIGWASILVTLLSLVAVIYFLLGGYGAGPGPIAVDNYRWMVDIVILLGTMLTLMLAIDDNDRELITAPETHVLVLLASSGMMLLAAARDLMIVFLGIELMSISVYALAGINRRSIRSAEGALKYFLLGAFSTAFLLYGIALVYGATGATNLATIGARALADGGAIAGGPLFLIGIALLLVGFGFKVATVPFHMWAPDVYDGAPSPITAYMAATVKTAAFAAFLRAWLEAFPAAFNAWHPAVVGIAIATMVLGNAIGLWQQNIKRMLAYSSIGHAGYLLVALAAGTTQGASAMIFYLLIYTLATFGCFAVVSSLTRSGSSTVVLDELAGLWSVKPWTAFSMAVLMLALLGFPIFGGAGFFAKWYVIQAALQSPAPQTLLVVVLVLTTVVSAGYYLYVVMVMFMRPRLDGLPVPARSGGLTRLVLVATVILLLVLGIVPDYVVRLTWAGRPQLATTTAERLYSR; encoded by the coding sequence ATGATGCTCGCGATCCCGTCGATGCTCGATCTCTCGAAGCCGCTCGAGCTGACCGCGGCTTTGATCCCGGATCTCGTGCTCGTGGCGGGCGCGATGATTCTGGTCATCGCGGCAGCTTGGCGTCCCGATAGCCCAAGCCACCAGCGGGCGATTGGCTGGGCGAGCATTCTCGTCACGTTGCTGTCGCTCGTTGCCGTGATCTACTTCCTGCTCGGCGGCTATGGCGCGGGCCCGGGACCGATCGCCGTCGACAACTATCGCTGGATGGTGGACATCGTCATTCTCCTCGGCACGATGCTCACTTTGATGCTTGCGATCGACGACAACGATCGCGAGCTGATTACCGCACCGGAGACGCACGTCCTCGTCTTGCTCGCCTCGTCAGGCATGATGTTGCTCGCCGCGGCGCGCGATCTCATGATCGTCTTCCTCGGCATCGAGCTGATGTCGATCTCGGTGTACGCGCTGGCGGGCATCAATCGCCGCAGCATTCGCTCCGCCGAAGGAGCGCTGAAGTACTTCTTGCTCGGCGCCTTTTCGACGGCGTTCCTGCTGTACGGTATCGCGCTCGTGTATGGCGCGACCGGAGCAACGAACCTGGCGACGATCGGGGCGCGCGCGCTCGCCGATGGCGGCGCCATCGCCGGCGGTCCGCTGTTCCTGATCGGCATCGCGCTCTTGCTCGTCGGGTTCGGTTTCAAGGTCGCAACGGTGCCGTTCCACATGTGGGCACCGGACGTCTATGACGGCGCACCGTCGCCCATCACGGCGTACATGGCGGCGACAGTGAAAACGGCGGCGTTCGCGGCGTTCTTGCGAGCCTGGCTCGAGGCGTTTCCCGCAGCGTTTAATGCCTGGCATCCCGCCGTGGTGGGAATCGCCATTGCAACGATGGTGTTGGGCAACGCGATTGGCCTCTGGCAGCAGAACATCAAGCGGATGCTCGCCTACTCGAGCATCGGCCACGCCGGCTATCTGTTGGTTGCTCTGGCCGCGGGGACGACGCAGGGCGCGTCGGCGATGATTTTCTATTTGCTCATCTACACGCTGGCGACTTTCGGCTGCTTTGCCGTCGTCAGCTCGCTGACTCGGAGCGGCTCGAGCACCGTGGTGCTCGACGAGCTCGCCGGACTCTGGAGTGTGAAGCCGTGGACAGCGTTCTCGATGGCCGTCCTGATGTTGGCGCTCCTCGGTTTTCCGATCTTCGGCGGCGCGGGCTTTTTCGCAAAGTGGTATGTCATTCAGGCCGCGCTTCAGTCGCCGGCACCGCAGACACTGCTCGTCGTCGTGCTCGTGCTCACCACCGTTGTCTCGGCAGGATATTACCTGTACGTCGTGATGGTGATGTTCATGCGGCCACGACTCGACGGGCTGCCTGTACCGGCACGCTCGGGTGGCTTGACGCGCCTCGTTTTGGTAGCGACGGTGATACTGCTCCTCGTGCTCGGCATCGTTCCGGATTATGTCGTTCGACTGACGTGGGCGGGCCGGCCGCAGCTCGCGACAACAACGGCTGAGCGGCTCTATTCGAGATAA
- a CDS encoding phosphomannomutase/phosphoglucomutase has translation MAVAPGIFRQYDIRGIVGRDLTTEAARAIGGAYAAYLRAKGASGRIGAIAVGRDNRPSGSELRDALVEGLTAAGADVVDIGVVPTPLNYWSLHHLDVVGGIQITGSHNPPEYNGFKLSVGKSSMHGAEIQRLYQIIQSGDIPSGKGAVRNDSIVDRYIDDVVRRIGTLSRKIKAVYDCGNGAGAIVAPTLFEKLGLTGGGRGLFCESDGTFPNHHPDPTVPENLEDLIAAVNKDGAEIGIAFDGDADRIGVVDDKGEIVWGDRILILYARDVLARTGAGQPIIFDVKCSQALPDSIQRAGGKPIMWKTGHSLIKDKMKETHAPIAGEMSGHMFFSEGFYGHDDALYGAARLLRILADSGKTVRQLLADVPNFVSTPEIRVEVPEEKKFGLVDKAVQHFRAQHDVIDVDGVRVLFGDGWGLIRASNTQPVLVARYEASSPQRLAAIRGEMEGWLRSQGVSV, from the coding sequence ATGGCCGTCGCACCAGGGATTTTTCGACAGTATGATATTCGCGGCATCGTCGGCCGTGACCTAACGACCGAAGCAGCACGCGCGATCGGCGGCGCTTACGCTGCGTATCTTCGCGCGAAGGGTGCCAGCGGTCGCATTGGTGCGATCGCCGTCGGGCGCGACAACCGGCCGAGCGGCTCGGAGCTTCGCGACGCACTAGTCGAGGGACTCACGGCGGCGGGCGCGGACGTCGTCGATATTGGTGTGGTTCCGACACCGCTGAACTATTGGAGCCTGCATCACCTCGACGTGGTCGGCGGGATTCAGATTACCGGGTCGCACAATCCGCCCGAGTACAACGGATTCAAATTGTCCGTCGGCAAAAGCTCGATGCACGGCGCGGAGATTCAACGACTCTATCAGATCATTCAGTCGGGTGACATCCCGAGTGGCAAGGGTGCCGTCCGTAACGATTCGATCGTGGATCGCTACATCGATGACGTCGTGCGGCGCATCGGTACGCTCTCGCGAAAGATCAAGGCAGTTTACGATTGTGGAAACGGCGCCGGCGCTATTGTCGCGCCCACACTCTTCGAGAAGCTCGGGCTCACGGGCGGGGGACGCGGGTTATTCTGCGAGAGTGACGGCACGTTCCCGAATCATCATCCGGATCCAACGGTGCCGGAGAATCTCGAGGATCTCATTGCCGCGGTGAATAAGGATGGCGCCGAGATCGGCATCGCCTTCGATGGCGATGCCGACCGCATCGGCGTCGTCGACGACAAAGGCGAGATCGTCTGGGGCGATCGAATCCTCATTCTGTACGCGCGTGATGTGCTGGCGCGTACGGGTGCCGGCCAACCCATTATCTTCGACGTGAAATGCTCGCAGGCGCTGCCCGATTCCATTCAACGCGCGGGCGGGAAGCCGATCATGTGGAAGACGGGTCACTCCCTCATCAAGGACAAGATGAAGGAGACGCATGCGCCAATTGCCGGCGAGATGTCCGGCCACATGTTCTTCAGCGAGGGTTTTTACGGCCACGACGATGCGCTCTACGGCGCCGCGCGGCTGCTGCGCATTCTCGCGGATTCGGGGAAAACGGTGCGTCAGCTCCTCGCCGACGTTCCGAACTTCGTATCGACGCCGGAAATTCGTGTCGAGGTGCCAGAGGAGAAGAAGTTCGGGCTCGTCGACAAGGCGGTGCAACATTTTCGCGCGCAACACGACGTGATCGATGTGGACGGCGTACGAGTACTCTTCGGCGATGGGTGGGGTCTCATCCGCGCATCCAACACGCAGCCGGTGCTCGTCGCGCGATACGAAGCATCATCGCCTCAGCGGCTCGCGGCAATCCGGGGCGAGATGGAAGGGTGGCTGCGGTCGCAGGGCGTGAGCGTGTAA
- a CDS encoding NADH-quinone oxidoreductase subunit J produces the protein MLHENLPLFYTFNFYVFGIVAVVAAILFVTRRSPVAAAMWLVTTMFALAALFVMLDAQFIGAIQVLVYAGAIMVVFLFVIMLLNLGHPSEVADARGRGWRLVAGAVGIALLAQIFALTRVHVQPRIAPGYLARQIQYTGVIAPVAGSLFNEYLLAFEVTSVLLLAAVVGAVVLGRRRSVTDAG, from the coding sequence GTGTTGCACGAGAACCTTCCTCTCTTCTACACCTTCAACTTCTACGTCTTCGGCATCGTTGCCGTCGTCGCGGCGATTCTGTTCGTGACGCGACGGAGTCCCGTCGCCGCGGCAATGTGGCTCGTGACGACGATGTTCGCCCTCGCCGCGCTGTTCGTCATGCTCGACGCCCAGTTCATTGGCGCCATCCAGGTACTGGTGTACGCCGGCGCGATCATGGTGGTTTTCTTGTTCGTCATCATGTTGCTCAACCTTGGCCATCCGTCCGAGGTGGCTGACGCACGTGGTCGGGGTTGGAGGCTGGTTGCCGGCGCGGTGGGCATCGCGCTCCTCGCGCAGATCTTCGCGCTCACGCGCGTGCATGTGCAGCCGCGAATCGCCCCTGGCTACCTCGCACGGCAGATCCAGTACACCGGCGTCATCGCGCCCGTCGCGGGTTCACTCTTCAACGAATATCTCCTCGCCTTTGAGGTGACGAGCGTGCTGCTGCTCGCGGCGGTTGTCGGGGCAGTGGTGCTCGGAAGAAGGAGGTCGGTGACCGATGCTGGCTGA
- a CDS encoding NADH-quinone oxidoreductase subunit M, giving the protein MNGFLSSIAYDRWVLTALLAIPVAGALVIWLHGAFGSRAGAAPVAAPEESAAARAGVDPRTAVDEVATGVASVPRIIALVTFLAEFIVSLGLWWAFDPGDPRWQFAFDHSWIPAWGVRFTIGVDGMAMMMILLTTFIMVLSSLGSWTYIRTRTHSFYVLMLVLTTGMLGVFMSLDLFLFYVMWEVMLVPMYFIIGIWGGERRIYASLKFFIYTMVGSMLMLAAIVYIGLAAKNPMTGIPTFSYDYILRNVAVSPRAALWLFGAFFMAFAVKVPMFPFHTWLPDAHVEAPTAGSVVLASIMLKLGTFGFLRIAVPLFPSAALNDTVRSIILGLAVIGIVYGALVSMVQPDFKKLVAYSSVSHLGFVMLGIFALTVQSVQGALMVMINHGISTGALFLLIGMIYERRHSREIAAYGGIARVVPMFAAILTFVSLSSIGLPGTNGFVGEFLVLIGSFKTVPIFTVVATTAVIFAAAYLLWAIQRILFNALSKAENEHIADLNVRELLIMAPLVAAIVWLGVYPAPVLRRMQSSAERFVTTVQSRSSTSYASIPGGPR; this is encoded by the coding sequence ATGAACGGTTTCTTGAGCTCCATCGCTTACGATCGCTGGGTTTTAACGGCGTTGCTCGCCATTCCGGTGGCAGGCGCGCTCGTGATCTGGCTTCACGGCGCGTTCGGCTCGAGAGCAGGTGCGGCGCCGGTGGCGGCGCCCGAGGAATCGGCGGCCGCGCGCGCCGGCGTCGACCCGCGGACGGCCGTGGACGAGGTCGCGACCGGTGTCGCCTCGGTGCCGCGCATCATTGCGCTCGTGACTTTCCTCGCCGAGTTCATTGTATCGTTAGGCTTGTGGTGGGCGTTCGATCCGGGCGATCCGCGCTGGCAATTCGCCTTCGATCATTCCTGGATCCCGGCGTGGGGCGTGCGCTTCACGATCGGCGTCGACGGCATGGCCATGATGATGATCCTGCTGACGACGTTCATCATGGTGCTCTCGTCGCTCGGTAGCTGGACTTACATTCGCACGCGGACGCATAGCTTTTACGTCCTCATGCTGGTGCTGACGACCGGCATGCTCGGCGTCTTCATGAGTCTCGACCTCTTCCTGTTCTACGTGATGTGGGAGGTCATGCTTGTGCCGATGTACTTCATCATCGGCATCTGGGGCGGGGAACGGCGGATTTATGCCAGTCTCAAGTTCTTCATCTACACGATGGTCGGTTCGATGCTGATGCTGGCCGCCATCGTCTATATCGGCCTCGCCGCGAAGAACCCGATGACTGGAATCCCGACGTTCTCGTACGATTACATCTTGCGAAATGTCGCCGTGTCGCCCCGTGCGGCGCTCTGGTTGTTCGGCGCCTTCTTCATGGCATTCGCGGTGAAGGTGCCGATGTTCCCGTTCCACACGTGGCTGCCCGACGCGCACGTCGAAGCACCAACGGCAGGATCCGTGGTGCTGGCGAGCATCATGCTGAAGCTCGGCACTTTCGGATTCCTCAGGATCGCTGTGCCGCTGTTTCCTTCGGCGGCGCTCAACGACACGGTGCGTTCGATCATCCTCGGCCTGGCCGTGATCGGTATCGTCTACGGCGCCCTCGTCTCGATGGTGCAGCCGGACTTCAAGAAGCTCGTCGCGTACTCGTCGGTGAGCCACCTTGGTTTCGTCATGCTGGGCATCTTCGCGCTGACTGTACAGAGTGTGCAGGGCGCGCTGATGGTCATGATCAACCATGGCATCTCGACGGGTGCTCTCTTTCTATTGATCGGCATGATCTACGAGCGTAGGCATTCGCGCGAGATCGCAGCGTACGGCGGCATCGCGCGCGTCGTACCGATGTTCGCAGCCATACTGACCTTCGTCTCGTTGAGCAGCATCGGCTTGCCGGGGACCAATGGATTCGTCGGCGAATTCCTCGTGCTCATTGGATCGTTCAAAACGGTTCCGATCTTCACCGTCGTCGCGACGACGGCTGTCATCTTCGCCGCCGCCTATCTCCTCTGGGCCATTCAGCGCATCCTCTTCAACGCGTTGAGTAAAGCGGAAAACGAGCATATCGCGGATCTCAATGTGCGCGAGCTGTTGATCATGGCGCCGCTCGTCGCGGCGATCGTTTGGCTCGGCGTATATCCTGCTCCCGTGCTCCGCCGCATGCAAAGCTCGGCTGAGCGATTTGTGACGACGGTGCAGTCGCGCTCATCGACGTCGTACGCGAGCATACCGGGAGGACCGCGATGA
- the nuoK gene encoding NADH-quinone oxidoreductase subunit NuoK, with the protein MLAEALFFSAVLFTIGVVGVLTRRNAIIVFMCVELMLNAVNLTFVAFSQVYGVGGQVFVFFVMTVAAAEAAVGLAIIIALFRHRQTVDLQNINLLKG; encoded by the coding sequence ATGCTGGCTGAGGCGCTCTTCTTCTCGGCGGTGCTATTCACGATTGGCGTCGTCGGCGTGCTCACGCGACGCAATGCGATCATCGTCTTCATGTGCGTGGAACTGATGCTCAATGCCGTGAACCTGACCTTCGTCGCCTTCTCGCAGGTGTATGGCGTCGGCGGCCAGGTGTTCGTGTTCTTCGTGATGACCGTGGCGGCGGCGGAAGCCGCCGTTGGCCTCGCGATCATTATCGCGCTCTTCCGTCATCGACAGACGGTCGATCTGCAGAACATCAACTTGCTGAAGGGCTGA
- a CDS encoding NADH-quinone oxidoreductase subunit I, whose protein sequence is MSIGVKVLERPIEQTSYVRATLNGMALTLKHLFSEKVTVQYPEEKWALSPRWRGTHRMLTTEDGKAKCVACGLCPTVCPANCIKLVPGEDEQGNRYPLLFEIDEFRCIFCGYCQEVCPEEAIHVGRHYENSEYSREGFVYDLERLMAQTHPVCEMWDPADPKGE, encoded by the coding sequence ATGTCTATTGGCGTGAAGGTGCTCGAGCGTCCGATCGAGCAAACGAGTTACGTACGCGCGACGCTGAACGGCATGGCGTTGACGCTGAAGCATCTCTTCTCGGAGAAGGTGACGGTGCAGTATCCGGAGGAAAAGTGGGCGCTCTCGCCGCGCTGGCGTGGGACGCATCGCATGCTCACCACCGAGGATGGGAAAGCCAAATGCGTCGCGTGCGGACTGTGTCCGACGGTGTGTCCCGCGAACTGCATCAAGTTGGTGCCGGGCGAAGACGAGCAGGGCAATCGGTATCCCCTGCTGTTCGAGATCGACGAGTTCAGGTGCATCTTCTGCGGGTACTGCCAGGAGGTGTGTCCCGAGGAAGCGATTCACGTCGGTCGGCATTACGAGAACTCTGAATACAGCCGCGAGGGGTTTGTCTATGACCTCGAGCGGTTGATGGCGCAGACGCATCCCGTGTGCGAGATGTGGGACCCGGCGGACCCGAAAGGAGAGTGA
- the nuoH gene encoding NADH-quinone oxidoreductase subunit NuoH, with protein MILSFPFALQTASTQPGLVIVPGPEHFKAWLIATIIKMILLFSIYLVGVAMLTLLERKIAGWIQDRLGPNRVGPGGLLQPAADGLKNIMKEETYPSAAYKPLFILAPALSFIPALMTMAVIPFGAPWYSRWGLIDMSIAPLPIGFLYILAISSLGVYGIVLAGWSSNNKYALLGGLRSSAQMISYEIAMGMATIPVLLLSGNVSLSAIVSQQTSGQWPLAWNIFGCTFAFFIFFVSAFAETNRLPFDLPEAESELIAGYHSEYSAMKFSMFFIAEYANMVTASALMTTLFFGGWDIPFTLWDNYAHSLVASLLTAAFFFVKILIFVFIFMWVRWTLPRFRYDQLMALGWKVLLPLALTYIVAMAGAIVGLNYGGYYRGSWQFGAALLALNILIVAIVFLILDRGRIVSPAYSRLDRRNLEKLRQAALDRARFHPAEAGD; from the coding sequence ATGATCCTGAGCTTTCCGTTCGCGCTTCAGACCGCGTCGACGCAGCCGGGACTGGTGATCGTCCCAGGGCCCGAACATTTCAAGGCCTGGCTGATCGCGACGATCATCAAGATGATCCTGTTGTTCAGTATCTATCTCGTTGGCGTCGCGATGCTCACGCTCCTCGAGCGGAAAATCGCCGGATGGATCCAGGACCGCCTCGGGCCGAATCGCGTTGGACCGGGTGGCCTACTGCAGCCGGCCGCAGACGGTCTCAAGAACATCATGAAGGAGGAGACGTACCCCAGCGCGGCGTACAAGCCGCTGTTCATCCTCGCGCCGGCGCTCTCGTTCATACCGGCGCTGATGACGATGGCGGTGATCCCGTTCGGGGCTCCGTGGTATTCGCGCTGGGGACTGATCGACATGTCAATCGCGCCCCTGCCGATCGGCTTCCTCTACATCCTGGCAATATCGTCGTTAGGCGTCTACGGTATCGTGCTCGCCGGGTGGTCCTCGAACAACAAGTACGCACTCCTGGGCGGCCTGCGCTCGAGCGCACAGATGATCTCGTACGAGATCGCGATGGGTATGGCGACGATCCCGGTGTTGCTGCTCTCGGGCAACGTCTCGCTCAGCGCAATCGTCTCCCAGCAGACGTCGGGACAGTGGCCGCTCGCGTGGAACATCTTCGGCTGTACGTTCGCTTTCTTCATCTTCTTCGTCTCGGCGTTCGCCGAAACGAATCGCCTGCCGTTCGATCTGCCGGAAGCCGAGTCGGAGCTCATCGCGGGCTATCACTCCGAGTACAGCGCGATGAAGTTCTCGATGTTTTTCATCGCCGAGTACGCAAACATGGTGACGGCGAGCGCGTTGATGACGACGCTCTTCTTCGGCGGATGGGACATTCCATTCACACTGTGGGACAACTACGCCCACAGCCTGGTCGCGTCCTTGCTCACCGCAGCGTTCTTCTTCGTGAAGATCCTGATCTTCGTCTTCATCTTCATGTGGGTGCGCTGGACACTGCCGCGCTTTCGATACGACCAACTAATGGCGCTTGGGTGGAAGGTTCTCTTGCCGCTCGCGCTCACGTACATCGTCGCGATGGCGGGGGCGATCGTCGGGCTCAACTACGGCGGCTACTACCGCGGGTCCTGGCAGTTCGGCGCCGCGTTGCTCGCGCTCAACATCCTGATCGTCGCGATCGTGTTCCTGATTCTCGACCGCGGACGGATCGTGAGTCCGGCGTATTCGCGGCTCGATAGGCGCAACCTCGAGAAGTTGCGTCAGGCGGCACTCGACCGAGCGCGCTTTCATCCCGCGGAGGCGGGCGACTGA
- the nuoL gene encoding NADH-quinone oxidoreductase subunit L, with translation MSLQDVTGIAQPLAGTVARWMSALPLLPLLGFVLNGALSIFSAYHAGPADPGAHPHDPQPSAEEAHEAHTGHDVTGGGGHGDDHHVIVRHRFATLTSIVGPGVMVLAFVLAVAIFMAMRGAGAELHAPFVQRYYEWMPVGDLRIDAAFQLDQLSMVMILVITGVGMLIHIFSVGYMQDDPGYPRYFAYLNLFVAFMLVLVMGASYPVMFVGWEGVGLCSYLLIGFWYLDEANANAGKKAFIMNRIGDFGFLVAMFMLWANVGTLEFEGVRGQAASLAPNVVTWICLFFFLGCTGKSAQIPLYTWLPDAMAGPTPVSALIHAATMVTAGVYLIARSNFLFALSPSASLTVVVIGALTAIFAASIGLKQWDIKKVLAYSTVSQLGYMFVGVGAGAYVSGVFHLVTHAFFKALLFLGSGSVIFAMHRAYHATHNEDDAQDMRNMGGLRRYMPWTFLLMLAATLAIAGIFPFAGFFSKDEILGTLFLRARGSTLADAHWLGIPGGIVLYACYALGLAAAFMTAVYMMRMLIYTFLGPNRSGEREREFLGEAPWVMTGPLVVLGALSVVGGWLNLPETIKLGRIGLLDRWLEPVVGESTLRITHGTVPEVNQTLEYALIGVALAIAIAGIIVAWTVLEPGRLLPKRDAKPEEGFERVLANKYYVDEIYDDAVVQPTVGVSRGLLWEGIDDGLIDGVMVRFVGGQVPRFVGWIGSRLQSGQVGTYAWVLIVGVLFVLGAFTIR, from the coding sequence ATGTCTCTCCAGGACGTCACGGGTATCGCGCAGCCGCTCGCCGGCACAGTTGCCCGCTGGATGTCGGCGTTGCCGTTGTTGCCGCTGCTGGGGTTCGTGCTCAACGGCGCGTTATCGATCTTCAGCGCCTATCATGCGGGTCCGGCCGACCCGGGAGCCCATCCGCATGATCCGCAACCGTCGGCAGAGGAAGCGCACGAGGCACACACGGGCCATGATGTCACCGGCGGCGGCGGTCACGGCGACGATCATCACGTCATTGTCCGCCATCGCTTCGCGACCCTAACGAGCATCGTTGGACCGGGCGTGATGGTGCTCGCCTTCGTTCTTGCGGTCGCGATCTTCATGGCGATGCGAGGCGCTGGCGCCGAGCTGCACGCGCCATTCGTCCAGCGGTACTACGAGTGGATGCCGGTCGGCGATCTCCGTATCGACGCCGCATTTCAGCTGGACCAACTGTCGATGGTAATGATCCTGGTCATTACTGGCGTCGGCATGTTGATCCACATTTTTAGCGTCGGATATATGCAGGACGATCCGGGCTACCCGCGCTACTTCGCGTATCTGAACCTGTTCGTCGCGTTCATGCTCGTGCTCGTAATGGGCGCGAGCTATCCGGTGATGTTCGTCGGCTGGGAAGGCGTCGGCCTCTGTTCGTATCTGCTCATCGGCTTCTGGTATTTGGACGAGGCGAATGCGAACGCCGGCAAGAAGGCATTCATCATGAACCGGATCGGCGACTTCGGGTTTCTTGTCGCCATGTTCATGCTGTGGGCGAACGTCGGCACGCTCGAGTTCGAGGGCGTGCGGGGACAGGCGGCCAGTCTTGCCCCGAACGTCGTCACCTGGATCTGCCTCTTCTTCTTCCTGGGCTGCACCGGCAAGAGCGCGCAGATCCCGCTCTACACCTGGCTGCCTGACGCCATGGCCGGCCCGACGCCGGTCTCGGCGCTGATTCACGCCGCAACGATGGTGACGGCGGGTGTGTACCTCATCGCGCGCAGCAATTTCCTTTTCGCGCTGTCGCCCTCGGCGAGCCTAACGGTCGTGGTGATCGGGGCGCTCACCGCGATCTTCGCGGCGTCGATCGGACTCAAGCAGTGGGATATCAAGAAGGTGTTGGCGTATTCCACGGTCTCACAACTCGGCTACATGTTCGTCGGCGTTGGGGCAGGTGCTTATGTGTCCGGTGTGTTCCATCTCGTGACGCACGCCTTCTTCAAGGCACTCCTCTTCCTCGGCTCGGGCTCGGTGATCTTCGCGATGCATCGCGCCTATCATGCGACGCACAACGAGGACGATGCGCAGGACATGCGCAACATGGGCGGCCTGCGGCGGTACATGCCGTGGACGTTCCTGCTGATGCTCGCGGCCACGCTCGCGATTGCGGGTATTTTCCCCTTTGCGGGGTTCTTCTCGAAGGACGAGATCCTGGGCACGCTGTTTCTGCGCGCCCGCGGGTCGACGCTGGCGGACGCGCACTGGTTAGGCATTCCCGGCGGAATCGTGCTCTACGCGTGCTACGCGCTCGGTCTGGCAGCCGCGTTCATGACTGCCGTGTACATGATGCGCATGCTCATCTACACGTTCCTCGGGCCGAACCGCTCCGGTGAGCGTGAGCGAGAGTTTCTCGGCGAGGCGCCGTGGGTGATGACGGGGCCGCTCGTCGTCCTCGGCGCGTTGAGCGTCGTCGGAGGATGGCTCAACCTGCCGGAAACGATCAAGCTCGGACGCATCGGCCTGCTGGACCGCTGGCTCGAGCCGGTCGTCGGTGAATCCACGCTGCGAATTACTCACGGCACAGTACCCGAGGTGAACCAGACGCTCGAGTACGCGCTGATCGGTGTCGCGCTCGCAATCGCGATTGCGGGAATCATCGTCGCGTGGACGGTCCTCGAGCCAGGGCGGCTCCTTCCGAAGCGCGACGCGAAGCCGGAAGAGGGATTCGAGCGCGTGCTCGCGAACAAGTATTACGTCGACGAGATCTATGACGACGCGGTCGTGCAACCGACGGTTGGTGTTTCGCGTGGGCTGCTGTGGGAGGGCATCGACGACGGGCTGATCGACGGCGTCATGGTGCGCTTCGTCGGTGGACAAGTTCCGCGCTTCGTCGGTTGGATCGGTTCGCGATTGCAGTCCGGTCAGGTGGGCACGTATGCCTGGGTGTTGATCGTTGGTGTGTTGTTCGTGCTTGGCGCTTTCACGATCCGGTGA